Proteins found in one Mustela lutreola isolate mMusLut2 chromosome 10, mMusLut2.pri, whole genome shotgun sequence genomic segment:
- the PHC2 gene encoding polyhomeotic-like protein 2 isoform X7, with product MTSGNGNSASSITGTAPQNGENKPPQAIVKPQILTHVIEGFVIQEGAEPFPVGRSSLLVGNLKKKYAQGFLPEKLPQQDHTTTTDSEMEEPYLQESKEEGTPLKLKCELCGRVDFAYKFKRSKRFCSMACAKRYNVGCTKRVGLFHSDRSKLQKAGATTHNRRRASKASLPTLTKDTKKQPTGAVPLSVTAALQLTHSQEDSSRCSDNSSYEEPLSPISASSSTSRRRQGQRDLELPDMHVRDLVGMGHHFLPSEPTKWNVEDVYEFIRSLPGCQEIAEEFRAQEIDGQALLLLKEDHLMSAMNIKLGPALKIYARISMLKDS from the exons ATGACCTCAGGGAACGGAAATTCTGCCTCCAGCATCACCGGCACTGCCCCCCAGAATGGTGAGAATAAACCACCACAGGCCATTGTGAAACCCCAAATCCTGACGCATGTTATCGAAGGGTTTGTGATCCAGGAGGGGGCGGAGCCTTTCCCG GTGGGACGCTCGTCCCTGCTGGTGGGGAATCTCAAGAAGAAGTATGCACAGGGGTTCTTGCCTGAGAAACTTCCCCAGCAGGATCATACCACCACCACTGACTCTGAGATGGAGGAGCCCTATCTGCAGG AATCCAAAGAGGAGGGTACTCCCCTCAAGCTCAAGTGTGAGCTCTGTGGCCGGGTGGACTTTGCCTACAAGTTCAAGCGTTCCAAGCGCTTCTGTTCCATGGCGTGTGCCAAGAG GTACAACGTGGGGTGCACCAAGCGAGTGGGGCTTTTCCACTCGGACCGAAGCAAGCTGCAGAAGGCAGGAGCCACAACCCACAACCGCCGTCGGGCCAGCAAAGCCAGCCTGCCGACACTTACAAAGGACACCAAGAAGCAG CCAACAGGCGCCGTGCCCCTCTCGGTCACAGCTGCACTGCAGCTGACGCACAGCCAGGAGGACTCCAGCCGATGTTCGGATAACTCAAGCTACGAGGAGCCCTTGTCGCCCATCTCAGCCAGCTCGTCCACTTCCCGCCGGCGACAAGGCCAGCGGGACCTGGAGCTCCCGGATATGCACGTGCGGGACCTGGTGGGCATGGGACACCACTTCCTGCCAAGCGAGCCTACCAAGTGGAATGTGGAAGACGTCTACGAATTCATCCGCTCCCTGCCAG GCTGCCAGGAGATAGCAGAGGAGTTCCGTGCCCAGGAGATCGACGGGCAGGCCCTGCTGCTGCTCAAGGAGGACCACCTGATGAGCGCTATGAACATCAAGCTGGGGCCTGCCCTGAAGATCTACGCCCGCATCAGCATGCTCAAGGACTCCTAG